Proteins found in one Epinephelus fuscoguttatus linkage group LG4, E.fuscoguttatus.final_Chr_v1 genomic segment:
- the hsd17b12a gene encoding very-long-chain 3-oxoacyl-CoA reductase-A, whose amino-acid sequence MNCMYIEEMLRRAETPLFWVGAFTVASLALWLLYRLLSGFRIWVLGNGQLLSPKLGKWAVVTGATDGIGKSYAEELARRGFAMMLISRSQEKLDDVARSLEEQFKVETKTVAVDFGKADIYDKIEAGLAGLEIGVLVNNVGVSYPYPEYYLHIPDLNNFITNMINVNITSVCQMTRLVLPRMVESNKGVILNISSASGMYPVPLLTVYSSTKAFVDFFSRGLQEEYRRQGIIIQSVLPFFVATKMTRIRKPTLDKPTPERYVAAELTTVGLQSQTNGYFPHAVMGWVTTKLVPSNLVIFFGARMNRLQRTGYLHRRKLREQKNGTSLKSD is encoded by the exons ATGAACTGCATGTACATTGAGGAGATGCTCCGCAGGGCCGAGACGCCTCTCTTCTGGGTCGGCGCGTTCACTGTGGCCTCCCTGGCGCTGTGGCTGCTCTACAGGCTGCTCTCAGGCTTTAGGATCTGGGTCTTGGGAAACGGGCAGCTGCTCTCTCCGAAGCTGGGCAAATGGGCAG TTGTGACGGGAGCCACGGATGGAATCGGGAAATCCTATGCGGAGGAG CTTGCTCGTCGAGGATTTGCCATGATGCTGATCAGTCGCTCCCAGGAAAAGCTGGATGACGTGGCCAGGTCACTtg AGGAGCAATTTAAAGTGGAGACAAAGACCGTTGCAGTGGACTTCGGCAAGGCGGACATCTATGACAAGATCGAGGCGGGGCTGGCTGGTCTTGAGATTGGTGTTCTTG TCAACAATGTTGGTGTGTCCTACCCTTACCCTGAGTACTACCTCCATATTCCTGATCTGAACAAT TTCATCACAAACATGATCAATGTCAACATTACCTCAGTGTGCCAG ATGACCCGTCTGGTGCTGCCCAGAATGGTTGAGAG taACAAAGGTGTCATCCTGAACATCTCATCTGCCAGCGGCATGTACCCCGTGCCCCTTCTTACGGTCTATTCTTCCACAAAG GCCTTTGTGGATTTCTTCTCTCGTGGCCTTCAGGAGGAGTACAGGCGTCAGGGCATCATCATTCAG AGTGTGCTGCCTTTCTTCGTGGCCACCAAAATGACTCGCATCAGGAAGCCCACCCTGGACAAGCCCACCCCAGAGCGCTATGTGGCAGCTGAGCTCACCACTGTGGGTCTGCAGAGCCAGACCAATGGCTATTTCCCCCACGCTGTCATG GGTTGGGTGACCACCAAGCTGGTGCCAAGCAACCTGGTCATCTTCTTCGGAGCCAGAATGAACCGTCTGCAGCGCACTGGATACCTGCACAGGAGGAAGTTGCGAGAACAGAAGAATGGCACATCTTTGAAGAGTGATTAG